In a single window of the Branchiostoma floridae strain S238N-H82 chromosome 2, Bfl_VNyyK, whole genome shotgun sequence genome:
- the LOC118410619 gene encoding uncharacterized protein LOC118410619 has product MSPAEVEALLGDWEPTETADSGTRGETVQERAAPDGDDSSRPRFANLTETELGQIEDERVEKTTAKSTKWGVKIFREWLKSRQQCIEFEGLPPKDLGHLLRQFYAEVRSTAGTEYSKASYGCLRAAIHRHLTGPPFHKTYNILRDPEFQAANNMFVGMLKKLRRSGLDTAKSFPPILPCDMIKMFDSGTLSMDNPLALQRLVYFYIAFFLCRRGRENLRELKVSDFILKDEGGRKYYTLRHNEHLKNHPGHLVDDSTQPTSRMYEMDTGSGTRPCPVKAFEQYCSKLPDTSKCPYLFQRTNVKYKPDSGSPWYYPQPLGHNKIGAMMKDISAAAGLSKPYTNHSIRVTAIQVLDESGFETRVIMSISGHKNEASVRRYTHDSTDKQKQQCANALQTALSSNKEDCYEQSSMEKSNSTNSANDVPHSLRAGCPDTHVHDTGPEVSVNLQSTCMSQMSQVFSTSGHINFHCPVTFNFK; this is encoded by the exons ATGTCGCCAGCTGAAGTGGAAGCATTGTTGGGTGATTGGGAACCCACAGAAACCGCAGATTCAGGTACTAGAGGAGAAACAGTTCAGGAACGAGCAGCGCCAGACGGCGATGACTCCAGTCGCCCTCGTTTTGCAAATCTGACAGAGACGGAGTTGGGGCAGATAGAAGACGAAAGAGTTGAAAAGACTACggcaaaatcaacaaaatgggGCGTCAAGATATTCAGAG AATGGCTGAAATCAAGACAACAGTGCATTGAGTTTGAAGGACTACCACCCAAGGATCTTGGACATCTGCTCAGACAGTTCTACGCAGAAGTCAGAAGCACAGCTGGGACAGAATACTCCAAGGCTAGCTATGGATGTCTGCGTGCCGCCATTCATCGCCATCTGACAGGCCCTCCATTCCACAAGACATACAACATACTGAGGGATCCAGAGTTTCAAGCTGCTAACAACATGTTTGTTGGTATGTTAAAGAAGCTACGCAGAAGCGGACTGGATACCGCAAAGTCTTTTCCGCCAATCCTCCCTTGCGATATGATCAAAATGTTTGACTCAGGCACTCTCAGCATGGATAATCCACTCGCTCTGCAGCGACTTGTGTATTTCTATATTGCTTTCTTCTTGTGCCGTAGGGGAAGGGAGAACTTGAGGGAGTTGAAAGTCAGTGATTTCATCCTGAAGGATGAGGGTGGGAGGAAATATTACACGCTGAGACATAACGAACACCTTAAAAATCACCCAGGGCATTTGGTTGATGATAGTACCCAGCCAACATCACGAATGTATGAGATGGACACTGGTAGTGGCACACGTCCATGTCCTGTGAAGGCATTTGAGCAATACTGTAGCAAGCTTCCAGATACTTCTAAGTGCCCATATTTGTTCCAAAGGACAAATGTCAAGTATAAACCAGATTCTGGTAGCCCCTGGTACTACCCTCAACCCCTGGGCCATAATAAGATAGGAGCTATGATGAAAGACATATCTGCTGCAGCAGGTCTTAGTAAACCATACACAAATCATAGCATAAGAGTAACTGCAATCCAAGTATTGGATGAATCAGGTTTTGAGACTAGGGTGATTATGAGTATCTCAGGGCATAAGAACGAGGCGTCTGTTAGACGTTATACCCACGACTCCactgacaaacaaaaacagcagtGTGCTAATGCACTACAGACTGCTTTAAGTTCTAACAAGGAAGATTGTTATGAACAGAGTAGTATGGAGAAGTCAAACTCCACAAATTCAGCAAATGATGTTCCACATTCCCTGCGAGCAGGTTGTCCTGATACACATGTGCATGATACAGGACCAGAGGTTTCAGTAAACCTccagtctacatgtatgtcccagaTGTCTCAGGTATTCAGTACTAGTGGGCACATTAACTTTCACTGTCCCGTAACGTTTAACTTTAAATAA